The following nucleotide sequence is from Chryseobacterium sp. CY350.
CCGCGCAAACATCGAACAATTAAATGGACAATCAGAACTGATAAATAATCGGTATAAATTGACTCTTAAAATCTCCTAAAGGATCACCAGGAATAGAGAGAAAGATTAAGACTTTGATCACGAGCCGGACGAGAGAGATTTAAAGAAGATGAAATTAGGTTTTACGCTTACATCTAAGTTTTTTTTCCAGTACTCCTTATAATGTATCAATCACTAAACCAACAGTTTTAGAAAGATGTCACTTTCTATCCAAATACTAAAACATAATGCGAATATAAGACTGTACCATAGGATATCAATTTGTTTACTTGGTTTTATCCAAAAAACTATAATGAAAAACAAGGGACAAGTTAAAAAATAGATTAGAATCGCTAATCCTAACGCAGCAAAAATATCGTGGTTAAAGTCATCCAATAACAATGTAATAATGTAAAGTAACAAACATACAATCAAAGGTAAGCTTAAACATAGAAGCCACTTCCATATTGTTTGAATTTTTAGCTTTTGCGGCGACTTGCGTCGATTGATAATGATCATAAAGACGACACTCACAAGCAGCAAAATAAGGACGCTTATTTGAATGCCCTTATTTCTGATGGTATCTGCGCGGGTATCGATTTTTTCAGATTTAATATATGTATTATTTTTATAATGTCGAATTTTTGTACGCTCTCCATTTACGAAGGTTATTTCGCGAATTGCCTGTCCATCACTATTTCTAAAAATCCAGACAGAATCTTCAATACCCATTTTATATAGACCTTCGATGATAATCTTTCCATTCTTCATCCTGATAAATTTTCCATCCAAACGCCCACCGTTGAAGGTGACATCATCCTCACCGTCAGAAGCTTTAATTTGTAAGGATGTTATTTGACCAGGAGTTATCAGATGTGTTGTATTGCCAAGCATCTGAGAAACCTTTTGATCCAAATTTTTAATTTCTTTATTCTTGTTGTAATCATCATTTTTTGAAGGTCTTTGAGAGATGCTGAGCTCATCGATTCTTACAACGAGTAACGAGCCAAATTTGTAGTATTGTAAACCATCAAAGTAGGTACTATCTGCAGGTACTTCTGAATTTAAAAGTATATACTGCGGTTGTTCTAGCCTTTGGATGTCTCGTGGCTTGCTCGTGGAATAAAATGAAAATAAGGAAACGGCTGCAATTAAGTAAGGATTTAACTTGTTTTGCCATTCCGAAGCTTGCAAACTTTTCATGTTACCCTTTAGACAGAACCACGCTTGAACTAAAACAGGTAATGTCAGAAGATCAGTACTATCTACGGTACGTTCAATTTGAAAAAAGTTTCTGCTGAAAAATTCAATGAATGATTGTGAATATCCACTCTTCCAATAAATAAAAAGTAGAGCAGTAGATATGAATATTCCTGCTTTATATTTTGGTAGTAGAGAAGACCAAAAAATTGAGAATATGAATAATCCACATATATCCGAAAGCTTGCCGGTGATAACATTATGATACGCGCCTTTTAGAAAAAAGTCATTCAGCAGCAATAGCCCCAAAGATAGGATAAATGGCAATGAGATAAGGGGGCTTAACCTTTCTTGCACAACGGAATATCTGGTTGGATTTTTCATTTTGAGATTGCAACATTATTAGTTGGTTTAAAATTAAGGTAAATTACTGATATTATTAGTGACGAGGTTAATATCTATAATCATGAAAATGCGTGTTTATCAAAGAGAAAATAGTAATTTTAAATGCAGTATATATTATGTTTACTGATTAGATTAGCTTTTATCTCTTTGCTGCCCATTTTTCATTTTTTTGCTAAGTATTGAGATAATACACTTTTTCAATGATTTGCTGATGAGCTTTTTTAATGCTGTGGTGTATAGTTTTTGGATTTAAACCTGAACTCTTTAACGAGCGATCAAATCTTCGGCTTTATTACTAATGATATAAAAATTAATAAAATATTCTTATAGTACTCACAGAATACTTCAAGAGAGTTTGTCTGAATCAGATTGAATTAAATCGTAAATTTGAAGGTAGGAATGACCTAAACAGAAGGTCGTGATAAATTTAAAAATCATTCTTAACCATAAGGTTAGATAAATTTACAAGGTGACTTATGAAGAAGAAAGACTGTATGTGACGGTGTAATCATGGCCTAAGTTATCACATATAAATCTTATGGGATTAACGGAATTCTAAATGAAATATTAATCGAACGTAAAAGTTAGCTATTCATAAAACTTAATCTCAAAAAAACACTCGATTTGTCTTCATAATTTAAATATTAAGATTAGCTTCACAAAAAGTTTAAAAACCAAATTGTCGCACTACGTAATTCTGAAAAATGTGTGTACACTAAACCATAACCTGCTCAAAAAAAAATAGAAAATAAATGAAAAAAATAGTTACATTTCTACTGATAATCTTAATACCTATTTCACTTTATTCACAGGAAACAGTAGTATTATCCCACGCACTCAAAATGTCTGACTTCATTGAGATAAGTTTAGAAATTGAAAATAAGCCAAATGGTAATTTTCACCTAATCAAAATTGATACGATTACTGTCACAGATCAAGTTGGACAACGACTTCCCGATAATTATATTCAAACCTTTTACAGAAGAGCAAACGTGTTGGCAAGGTACGAAATTGATAAAAAGAAAAAATACAAAGATTTTAATATTAAAGGTGTGATCAAGTATTTCAAGCCGTCAGAAAACAAAAAATCATATTTCAATTTGGGCAAAATTAAAAATTTTAAAAAAAATATTAATTTAATAGATAAAAGTATTACCAATAAAAACCCTAATATTTTATTTAGTATTGTAGATTCTGCAACTGTTGAAAAAGCACTTCCAAAATATCAATATAGAACAAATGATAGAGAAGGGTATAAAAGCATTAACTTTAGGAATTATGATCTGATTTATGCTTATAAAACTGACAAAAAACAAGACTTTGTCGTAGCGTTGAATGGAGAACTTGAGCCTGGTTTTGAAAGACTAACATTGTTAGATGAAAAGACGGGGATTCTTTATAAACTTATAAGGTTAAAAAGGGATATGACTAAGATCGAAAAAGATGAAATCACAATCGAATTGATGATTGAAAATGAAAATTCGATTACATTGATTCCCTTCGATTTCAGAAATGTTGAAGCAAAAAATTTATGAAAAAGCAGCTGCTTATCGTATATCTCTATAGTTCTGGTCAACAGTGCATTGTAACATCATTTTTTTCTGATTTAATTTGAAGGAAATTAAAAATTGATGCTTCGGATCGTCATCAGGGGGTGATCGTTATGCTATTTATATTGTTGGAGAAATACCACCTGAACCGCAAATTAAAAATCTTCATATATCGGCGACAGTTCAAGATACAATCAATATTTCTAATTTAAAACAAAATATTGGGATTAATGTGTCCTGAAGCCTCGTTAGCAAGAAGAACTACTTTACGGTTTAGCAATTTTGCTTTTTCTAATATTTTTAGTGCTCTCTGACGTTCAATTTCCTTCGGAATAACAACAGTGTTTTCTAATTTAGTAGTTTTGTTCATAGGTCTATTGCAAGGTATTGTCTGAAGCAATTAGTAATATAGTGCATAAAGCAGGCCAATGATCAATAGTTCGTTACCCTAAAAGATTTAAACTGCTGGTCATTTTTAAGACCACCAGTTTTTCTGTCATATTTTATATACTGGCCTTATTGTTTAAAATATCAATTTAAAAGTAAGGCCTTGCCATTTCATCAGCAGCAGCAAGGTTCTGAGCACGATTGCTGATGTCTGCTACTTGTAATGCGATTTTCAATTTATCCCTATCCAAATCCTGACAGTAAGCAGGTTCGCCGGGTTGCTGTCTCCAAGATTCAGATAGCGATCCACCGTCAATTGGATCAAATCCAATTTCATCAATAAGTTTCATCACCATACGTTTTTGTTCATTATTATCGCCGGCAATAGACAATGCTATCCTGTTTGAACTTTCCTTCGGTGAAGTTTTCTCAGCCAGACTTTGGGCAACAATATTATTAAATGCTTTGATCACCGGGTGACCGATAACTTTTGAAACCCATTCGCTGTCTGTTTTTCCATTGGAAATCTCAGCAATTTTTCCATCACGAGACGGATAATAATTTCCCGCATCGATAACTGTTGCTGTAGATGCTGATAGAATGTGGGACGGCAAATGTACCATTGCTCTAACAGGGATAGCGATGATAACAATTTCTTTTGCACTTGCTGCTGTCTCTACGGTAACTGCTTGGGCTCCTGTTTTCGATTCTAGTTCCGTTAAACTTTCCGGTCCACGTGAATTGGCAATTGAAACTCTGTGACCCAATTTAGTCAAATGTCCGGCCAGGGCACTTCCGATGTTACCAGAACCAATAATTCCTATTTCCATATTATTTTTATTTATTGTGATAATTTATTTAAAATTTGAATAATTTCATTTTTTTTGTGAAATTATTAATCTATTGATTGAATTTGAATTGTAAATATTTCGTTTTGAATTTTATTTCTTTCCGGACATGCTATTGATTGAACAAAGGTATCTTGTACATGGTCAAATTCGGGGATCAATTCCATATTGATCTAAAGCACCGAGATGCTCACGTAAAGTTTTGCCTTGATAATCATGATGAAAAAGTCCACGTTCCTGTAAAATGGGAACTACCTGATCAACAAAAGCATCGATTCCATCTGAATTGACATCTGGAGAGATCCAGAAGCCATCCGCTGCACCTGCTTCAAACCATTCCTGCATATGATCTGCGGCTTCGATACCGGGACCAACAATGACAGGATGATAATCGATCACTCCGTGGGCAAGGATATCACGGACACTCCAGCCTTCTTTTGCTATTTTTAATGCATTTACCGAACGAGGATCATAAGGCGATGGTCTCGCATTATCCAATAGTATTTTTAAGATCGGTTCGTCAAGCTGAGCCGCATTAAGGGGGATACCCAACATTTGTTGAAGGTAGCCTAACCTTTGTTGCAATGAATCCCCAGCTAACTGAATCCGACGGTCAAGTGCCGTACGCCTGTCTTTCGCAATGGTTGTCATCAATCCTGGAATATATTTTATTTCATTGGGATCACGGCCGAAGCTTTTTGCAGCTTCCCTGAAAGCATTTCGTTGAGCCCGTGCATCTTCAATCGTAAACGCCGCCCCAATAACTGCATTCGCATATCGTCCTGCCAATTGATGTGCATTTGGACTACCACCTGCATGAAATATGATAGGCTGCCCTTGTTCTGATGGTGGAATATAGAGTGGACCTCTTGAGCCTACAAATTGGCCTTGTAAATTAATCGGGGCAATTCGCTCTGTTTTTGCAAACTCTCCACTTTCCTGATTGTGCACCCACGCATCTCTCCCCCAACTTCCCCAAAGTGCCTGAACGAGCTGAACAAATTCGTGAGCTCTTCCATAGCCGTCTTTGCTTCACGGAATCGTTGTACCATAATTGGCGGCAACATCATTCCCGCTTGATGTAATGGCATTCCAACCAGCTCTGCCGTGGCTCATCACATCCAAAGCTTTGAACTGTCTTGCTAAATTAAAAGGTTCATTAAAGGTAGTGGATCCTGTAGCGACCAATCCTATGTATTCTGTCTCTCTGGCAACTGCTGCGAGGGTCATCATTACTTCTAAATTAAAGGCAGGAGATTCAGTTGCAATATCAGTAATTACTGCACCAGGGCCGTCCGGCAGAAATATAAACTGAAATTTACCACGTTCTGCAGCCTGAGCCTGTTTTACACGTGCATCAAAGCTTGTATAACTTTCGGGATCAACTCCAGGCATACGCCAGGCACCAGGTTGTGAACCGTAGCCGTTTCCGAGATGCAGACCGATAAGCATTTGCTTTATGCCGACAGAACGGTTATCTATTTCTTCTTCTACTGATTTCATTACCTAATTTTTGAAGTTAGATATACAGAGCACGGCTTAAACGTACTCCAAAATCAGCATCCGGGTTTGATCTGGGATCACTCATGCGCTCCATGATGGCTGCAACAGCTAAATCTCTTCGTAGCGGCAGACGCTCCCTCTCTGCTTTATCGATAATGTATTTCATCTGCGGTCAGATCTGTACAATAAACAGGAGCTCCGGGTTGCTGTCTCCATGAATCAGCTAATGAGCCTGTGTAATAAGCATCAAATCCAGTATCCTCTATCAATTTCTTTGTAATGTCCCGATCATGATCACGGTCAGCCGCAAAAGGGATTGCAATACGATCCGAAGCTCCGGAAAGTTTTCCATTTTTCTCGAGGGATTGAGAACCTATCGCATTCCAGGCTTTGGCGATCAAACGTCCTAACTGTTCTGTTACCCATACACTCTCTACTGACCCTTGGTCTATATTATCAATTATCATGTCTCTGGCAGGATAGTAATTAGAAGTATCTATTACCGTAACTTCTTCCGGCACTGATGCCAAAAGCGGTGCAATATCCGGTATCCTGTTTAAGGGCACAGACAGAATGATCACGTCCTTGTTGTGTACAGCATCTTGCGCTGTCAGAGCTTTTGCCCCTGTCTCTAACACAGCTGCATCAATATTTTCCGGGCCACTGGAATTAGCAACTGCCACGTTGTGCCCTGCTGCTGCTAATTTTAATGCTAAAGTTTTTCCGATATGGCCTACGCCTATAATTCCTATTTCCATACTATTTTATTTTATTGATGAATTTGTTATACAAAATTAACTTAAAAACGCTTTACTTTGTATAGTAGTTTCTTAAAGGAAAGTACATTTTTTCAAAAAGAATTTTTTATGGCAACAAAAAAACCTTACTTATCTTGCTTGGACAGCGTAAAACCAGTGCGTGATGCATTGGATGTAATCAATGGAAAATGGAAATTACCGATTATCATTTCTGTAGGTGTAGGCAATGAGCGATTTACAGATATTCAAGACAGTATCCCTGGGATTACACCCAAGGCGATGGCAAAAGACCTGAAAGAATTGGAACAACATAAGTTGATTGAAAGAATTGTTACCAACGATTATCCTGTAAAGATAACTTACAAATGGACGCCCTATGCGAAAACTTTAACACCCATCATTGATGCGCTTAAAGATTGGGGGACAAAACACAAGCAGGAAATAATGAAAGGTTAATAGAAATTAAATTATTTTATGCGCCTTCCAATGAATATTTTTATACTTTAAAAAGTCTCCAAAAAGGATTTTCTGTCAGATGAGTATGAGTAAAAAAAATCAGTATAAAATATGAAGCAGTTAAAATTTTAACATATGTTTTTTGCGTCACATCATATTGCAATAAGATCATACAGCTTACTGCGTAAAACAATTCAAGCTCGCCTTTGAACCACTTTAGAGTGGCAAAGAGTAATCATATTTAAAATCGATGAAATGTGCTAAATATGTTACAGGATCATTTTTATTCCAGCGTAATATAGCATTATGTAATATCTGCGTAAAAAGATAAAGGCATCAAACGAACTTGCTTAAAAAGATTACAGCTTGCTTCGTAAAATAGTGCAAGGTTGCACTTCAGCGAGTAGGAAAGTGGCCAATATTGCTTTCGATATTTTACAATACATTCTTAAGTTAGAAAAATAGAACTACTTTTTTGCAAGATGTGTGTTTGTACGTACAAACTTTTCAAGTTGTACTACAAAGACGATCTTGCCTTTTTTGCAAAAGGGGTGAAAAAACTGCGGAACTTGTTTTTTATTTTTATCAGAATTCTTATTAAGATTTCAGATTCACCCAAATCATTCGTTTTTAATCTTTAATATCTACACCTTAATCCAAACTGTTAGTTTTTAGACCAAACGCTTTGATTGCTATTGCTTTAAAGGATTTTATGACTCAATTTTGTCCAAGAAATTTTAATCAAAATACAAATGAGAAGATTCATTTATTTAATGTTGATGTTATTCACTATATTAATCGAGGGACAGGTCGGCATCAATACCCAGACTCCAGAAACAACTTTAGAGGTTTTGGGAAAACCAAATGATATCAATCATTATGACGGTATAATTCCCCCAAGAATTACAGGAAACCAACTCGCTGTAAAATCGTATTCCTATGCTAAAAAAGGAGCTATAGTATTTGTGACGTCTCCACCGACTACTCACTCAGGACAAGTTGAATATATTGTAGAATCTGGATTATATTTCTTTGATGGGATGTCATGGAGAGATTTTTCAAAAGAAAAGCAACCTGTTGAATATTTGATTTTCTTATCATTTGACCATAACAGTACTGCAGGAATTACATCGACGTCCAATTGGTCGATCCCGTTAAATTATTGGGGAAATAGTAATGCGTATCTGACATCTTCTAAAAACTATACAATAGGTACCAAAAACTTCGGAGGTTTAAAAGGATCTGTACTATTCAGAAAAGTTAATGGAATCGTTAATGTGAGGTTTCAAATATACAGGTCAAATGATTCATATCCCATAACCGGTAATGCTTTTATAAATATTCCGGACATATACATTGACATAGGTTATATTCCAAATCAGGTAGTATTACTTCATACAGAAAATTCAACACAATTTTTTCCTGCATTGCTTGAGAACTACGCTATTCAAATTCCTCAAAGTTCGTTAATAGCTATGTCCACATCGTACTACACTTATGGAGAAGTTCAAGGATATTCTAATTGGGCAAAACCATATTTACCATAAACACTTTTTTAAGTGCCATGGAAAAAGAAGTCCGCATTTTCATAAGAATTCAAAAGTATCGTAAAGAAAAATGGAAAAAGCTCTGTCTTACAAAGAAAATTTCTTTAACAACTTTAATCATCGATTCAGTTGAGAGCAGGATTTTAGATGATGAAAGAAAAACAATTTTACAGTTCATTGAAAAGCAGGACAACATCTTCAGGAAGATTGAAAACAATATCAATCAAGTTGCAAAAATAGCAAATGGACAAAAGTTTATCAGCGAAAAGGAACTCAGTTATTTTTCAATTCAGCTCAATGAAATAGCTAATTTAAAAGTACAACAGAATGAAATTTTTTTTAAAATCTATTCGTTGATTGCTGATGATCATTAAAATTTTAGGTTTATCTGGATCTGATTTCCACGGGGTAAAGTACAATGATAAAAAAGTAGAGAATGGGAAAGGAGAATTGATGTTATTGAAAAATTTTCCTTCGTTCATTAATGAATCTAGCAATCAACAACAAGTTAGAGATTATTTAAAATCAGTATCAAAAAATGAGAAGGTAAAAAAGCCGCAATTGCACGCTGTTATTTCAACCAAGTTTCAGAATCATAGCAAAGATGAATTGACCAAAGTGGCGGAAAATTTTATGGAAGAGATGGGATATGGAATGCAACCATTTATGGTAGTTTTTCATAATGATACAGATAATAATCACATACACATTGTTTCTACCAGAGTCGATAAACAGACCGGAAAGAAGATCAATGACAGTTATGAAAGGCTTAAAGCACAAAAAGCATTAAGCATTACAATGGAAAAATTGTATGGTCAGAAACCGGAAGAAGAACTGGAAAAACTGCTGAACTACAAAATAAGTTCGCTTAATCAGTTGGAAACTCTACTCAAAAGAAATGGATATAAGATAGGCAAAAACACAAATGATGAAAATTCTTTTAACATTTTTAAAAATGGGGTAATACAGCAAAAACTGGCAGCAAATCAGATTGTTTTCGATAACAGTCAAAATGATAAAAGGGCAAAACAGATCAAAGCCATACTAAGCAAATACAAAGAATTGTATTCCAATAAGGTTTTTAAAGTGGAAGATAAAAGATATCAAGAATCTATGCTTCCAAAAGAAAATTTACGAGAAAATGATTCAAATATGAAGATTGCCTTTGAAAGCGAGCTCCAAAAAAAGCTGAAAGATGTTTTCGGGATCGATATGGTTTTTCATCAAAAAGAAGATAAAAATCCTTTTGGCTACACCGTAATCGACCACAAAACAGGAAAAGTATATAAAGGAAGTGATATTATGAAAATAAATGAAGTATTTGAATTTACTTCTGATAAGCTAGATAAGAAGACTTTTGAAATACTGAAGGATTATAATATTCGTAGCCAGGAAACAAAAAAGATCCTGCTTGAATTTTTTAAGAAGAATAATACGGAAACACAGATCAAGGACTTTATGCTATTTGGAAACCGCGGTAAAAAAGATCTGGAAACCTACCGAAAAGTCCAGTTTGAAGTAAAGGACTTTATTAAAAATAACAAAAACACAAATGATGAAAAAAATATTTCAATTACCAAAGGAGAGGACGGAAAGATGTATGCGGTTCATACGCGGTTCCATTATATCGGAGAGCTACAATCATTAATTGGAGAAAAGGAATATCAAAAATTTCTGAATCCGATACAAGCAAATGAAAACCGAACTGAAAATAATGAAAGAAATGCTTTAAGCAAAGCTGTAAACGAAATGTTATTTGAATTATTAAACAGTTCAAGAACAGCAAAAGACCCTGCTGAAATAGAACTCAAAAAACGAAGAAAAAAAAGAAGATAAAGTTGGTGGTTGTCTGTTGATATAAAAAGAAGCAAACCGATCGCCAACAACAGGCAACTAACAACCAAACTTATGATTATCACATTTGCTACACAAAAAGGAGGAACCGGAAAAACAACGTTAGCCATTGCTTTTGCAAATTATATTTCTACGATTTCGGAAAGAAAAATCAATGTATTTGATTTTGATTACCAGAAATCCTTTTACTACAAATGGAAAGATGATGAATTATCAGAAAATCCGAAATTGTATGAAGTGGAAATTATTGGTGAAGAGGATCAACAACCATTTGCAGACTTTGAGACCCTCATTAATTTAAAAGATAGCGATGAAATCAATCTCTTTGATTTGGCTGGAACATTAGATGTAAAATACAGCGATCTGCTCATTTACAGTGATTTTATCGTGATTCCGTTTGAGTATTCAGATGTTTCTGTCAAGTCCACCTTGGTCTTCATCAATATGTTGGGGCTATTGGAAAGTGAGGCTGAAAGAGTATTTATTCGTTCCAAATATGATAAGGGCTACAAGTATCTGAATCAGGAAGGAAATGACAACGAACTAAAAAAATTCGGATTGCTACTGGAAAATCCTGTATTCAAAAAAAACTGCCTACAGAAGATTGATACCAGAAAGCTGACCTACGAACAAAAATACGGGGTAAGAAAATCATTCGATGAACTGATAGAATATATTAATCAAACCTTGAAGATCACCCTTTGAAATAAAAACAAGAAATAAAATCTATTTCCTCAATTCAAATCCATACAACTTATTAAAATGATAAAAATCTCACTTTGCATCTTGGCTGTATATCTGACCTATTACGCCGGAAATATCTTTTACGATCTGTTTCTGAAAAAAGAAAAGGAAATCTTTAAAGAAGAGACGGAGGAATTTTCTTTGTCCGAAATATCCGAACAGTACGAAGATCTTACTAAGAATGTTGGGATTGAAGATGTAGAAAATCTCAACACTCCCAAATCTTTTAATAAAAATCCAATCTATTCTGGTATCACTGAAGGAAACGAAGAAAGACAAGATTTGGAGTATTTGAGGGAACTATTTGAATTTGAACAGGATTTAAATGAATTCGACAATCTATCAAAAAAGGATGTTGCCGAAAACGAAAGTTTATCATATCCTGAAAACACTGAGTCAAGCGAAGCGTCTTTTGATCAGAAAGGCAAAATACCAGATGAAAAAGAAGACGAGAAACCTAACGAAAGGGATAGCTTGGAAACTATTTCCAACATCGATAAAGAATCAGTCAGAATAAAAGATTGGAAGGCGATGCTTAATCTTTCTGAAACCCTAGTTCAAATGGTTGCGAACTACGACGGATACAAAGTTTATCAATCCATTATGTAGTTAGCCAACTTAAACAAAATCTAACGAACTGATTATTAGACTTAACAGTGGATTTCCATCCGTTGTCCGGGACTTCTATGTCCAAAATTTAACA
It contains:
- a CDS encoding NADPH-dependent F420 reductase, translated to MITINKNNMEIGIIGSGNIGSALAGHLTKLGHRVSIANSRGPESLTELESKTGAQAVTVETAASAKEIVIIAIPVRAMVHLPSHILSASTATVIDAGNYYPSRDGKIAEISNGKTDSEWVSKVIGHPVIKAFNNIVAQSLAEKTSPKESSNRIALSIAGDNNEQKRMVMKLIDEIGFDPIDGGSLSESWRQQPGEPAYCQDLDRDKLKIALQVADISNRAQNLAAADEMARPYF
- a CDS encoding toxin-antitoxin system YwqK family antitoxin; its protein translation is MKNPTRYSVVQERLSPLISLPFILSLGLLLLNDFFLKGAYHNVITGKLSDICGLFIFSIFWSSLLPKYKAGIFISTALLFIYWKSGYSQSFIEFFSRNFFQIERTVDSTDLLTLPVLVQAWFCLKGNMKSLQASEWQNKLNPYLIAAVSLFSFYSTSKPRDIQRLEQPQYILLNSEVPADSTYFDGLQYYKFGSLLVVRIDELSISQRPSKNDDYNKNKEIKNLDQKVSQMLGNTTHLITPGQITSLQIKASDGEDDVTFNGGRLDGKFIRMKNGKIIIEGLYKMGIEDSVWIFRNSDGQAIREITFVNGERTKIRHYKNNTYIKSEKIDTRADTIRNKGIQISVLILLLVSVVFMIIINRRKSPQKLKIQTIWKWLLCLSLPLIVCLLLYIITLLLDDFNHDIFAALGLAILIYFLTCPLFFIIVFWIKPSKQIDILWYSLIFALCFSIWIESDIFLKLLV
- a CDS encoding ParA family protein; this translates as MIITFATQKGGTGKTTLAIAFANYISTISERKINVFDFDYQKSFYYKWKDDELSENPKLYEVEIIGEEDQQPFADFETLINLKDSDEINLFDLAGTLDVKYSDLLIYSDFIVIPFEYSDVSVKSTLVFINMLGLLESEAERVFIRSKYDKGYKYLNQEGNDNELKKFGLLLENPVFKKNCLQKIDTRKLTYEQKYGVRKSFDELIEYINQTLKITL
- a CDS encoding NADPH-dependent F420 reductase; amino-acid sequence: MEIGIIGVGHIGKTLALKLAAAGHNVAVANSSGPENIDAAVLETGAKALTAQDAVHNKDVIILSVPLNRIPDIAPLLASVPEEVTVIDTSNYYPARDMIIDNIDQGSVESVWVTEQLGRLIAKAWNAIGSQSLEKNGKLSGASDRIAIPFAADRDHDRDITKKLIEDTGFDAYYTGSLADSWRQQPGAPVYCTDLTADEIHYR
- a CDS encoding winged helix-turn-helix transcriptional regulator — protein: MATKKPYLSCLDSVKPVRDALDVINGKWKLPIIISVGVGNERFTDIQDSIPGITPKAMAKDLKELEQHKLIERIVTNDYPVKITYKWTPYAKTLTPIIDALKDWGTKHKQEIMKG
- a CDS encoding relaxase/mobilization nuclease domain-containing protein codes for the protein MIIKILGLSGSDFHGVKYNDKKVENGKGELMLLKNFPSFINESSNQQQVRDYLKSVSKNEKVKKPQLHAVISTKFQNHSKDELTKVAENFMEEMGYGMQPFMVVFHNDTDNNHIHIVSTRVDKQTGKKINDSYERLKAQKALSITMEKLYGQKPEEELEKLLNYKISSLNQLETLLKRNGYKIGKNTNDENSFNIFKNGVIQQKLAANQIVFDNSQNDKRAKQIKAILSKYKELYSNKVFKVEDKRYQESMLPKENLRENDSNMKIAFESELQKKLKDVFGIDMVFHQKEDKNPFGYTVIDHKTGKVYKGSDIMKINEVFEFTSDKLDKKTFEILKDYNIRSQETKKILLEFFKKNNTETQIKDFMLFGNRGKKDLETYRKVQFEVKDFIKNNKNTNDEKNISITKGEDGKMYAVHTRFHYIGELQSLIGEKEYQKFLNPIQANENRTENNERNALSKAVNEMLFELLNSSRTAKDPAEIELKKRRKKRR
- a CDS encoding LLM class oxidoreductase, which produces MLGIPLNAAQLDEPILKILLDNARPSPYDPRSVNALKIAKEGWSVRDILAHGVIDYHPVIVGPGIEAADHMQEWFEAGAADGFWISPDVNSDGIDAFVDQVVPILQERGLFHHDYQGKTLREHLGALDQYGIDPRI